One window from the genome of Roseomonas haemaphysalidis encodes:
- a CDS encoding GNAT family N-acetyltransferase codes for MITPVSTPRDAELFVRLPALLGGEAAGWSVPLFADTRRVFSPRFNTALAEWRVPRWLAWRDGRPVGRIAAARPVAGGALGHFGFLALEQDPATLRALLGAAGGWLAAQGATRLRGPLSFSINHEAGAQVAGFGGLPMPRMPRNPAWLPPMLEAAGLDPEMDLLACTLELAGETHRARFAPLLRRWPGRGDLRIRRLDPKRLGAEVALIRDIFNDAWAENWGATPVSAAEAETMARLLRPLLLRGTVLFAEWRGEPVGLLSLIPNVEQAAARLDGRLLPLGWAAMLRALLGGATSARVPMLGIRRRWRGTPVSAMALGALLAEGIGFAEHRCWRRLEISWILDHNHAMRQAMARLGAPETGRWRLWGAALPQPGA; via the coding sequence TTGATCACCCCTGTCTCCACGCCGCGGGACGCGGAACTCTTTGTCCGCCTTCCCGCCCTGCTGGGCGGCGAGGCCGCCGGCTGGTCCGTGCCGCTGTTCGCCGACACCCGCCGCGTGTTCTCGCCCCGCTTCAACACGGCGCTGGCGGAATGGCGGGTGCCGCGCTGGCTGGCGTGGCGCGACGGCCGGCCGGTCGGGCGCATCGCCGCCGCACGGCCCGTGGCGGGCGGCGCGCTGGGCCATTTCGGCTTTCTGGCGCTGGAACAGGACCCCGCCACCCTGCGCGCGCTGCTGGGCGCCGCCGGCGGCTGGCTGGCGGCACAGGGGGCGACGCGGCTGCGCGGCCCGTTGTCGTTTTCCATCAACCACGAGGCCGGCGCGCAGGTGGCGGGCTTCGGCGGGCTGCCCATGCCGCGCATGCCGCGCAACCCCGCCTGGCTGCCGCCGATGCTGGAGGCCGCCGGCCTCGACCCCGAGATGGACCTGCTGGCCTGCACGCTGGAGCTGGCGGGCGAAACCCACCGCGCCCGCTTCGCCCCCCTTTTGCGCCGCTGGCCCGGGCGCGGCGACCTCCGCATCCGCCGGCTGGACCCGAAGCGGCTGGGCGCGGAGGTTGCGCTGATCCGCGACATCTTCAACGACGCCTGGGCGGAGAACTGGGGCGCCACCCCGGTATCCGCCGCCGAGGCCGAGACCATGGCCCGGCTGCTGCGCCCGCTGCTGCTACGCGGCACCGTGCTGTTCGCGGAATGGCGGGGCGAGCCGGTCGGGCTGCTGTCGCTGATCCCCAACGTGGAGCAGGCGGCGGCGCGGCTGGACGGGCGGCTGCTGCCGCTGGGCTGGGCCGCCATGCTGCGCGCCCTGCTCGGCGGCGCCACCAGCGCCCGCGTGCCCATGCTGGGCATCCGCCGCCGCTGGCGCGGCACCCCCGTCTCGGCCATGGCGCTGGGCGCGCTGCTGGCGGAGGGCATCGGCTTCGCGGAGCATCGCTGCTGGCGGCGGCTGGAAATCTCCTGGATCCTGGACCACAACCACGCCATGCGGCAGGCCATGGCCCGCCTCGGCGCGCCGGAAACGGGGCGCTGGCGGCTGTGGGGCGCGGCGCTGCCGCAGCCCGGCGCCTGA
- a CDS encoding capsule biosynthesis protein: MHPDARPVPRRFLFLQGPISPFFPEVAAGLRALGHAVHRINLHLGDRLFWRGPGAVDFRGRTEDWPAFVARFLDTHRITHILLLGEQRPYHKAAIAAAAARGVEVVAIDLGYIRPDWIVMERDGLNASSRFTRDPQAIIRLGAALPPPDLIQRHRNHFGLEACWDVLYNLAACLPWPFRHYRRHHLYHPLVFYGCMLPRLLRRGRENRRADRIMAGLDGQGPLYLMAMQIEGDFSVRAYSRYPDMDTPLREVAQSFARHASPGTRLLVKAHPLDPGRKNWSRRVRRLARELGIEDRLHYLGGGNLGAIAERVQGVVTVNSTVGLRAIMGGTPTFVLGEALYRLPGLVFSGTLDEFWTHATPPDPALREGFVRSIAHSLHIRGVFHAPAGRAVAVQGMVRRLHEGILNRPVPEALDPHTEGATAGVWPVPG; encoded by the coding sequence ATGCACCCCGATGCCCGCCCGGTCCCCCGGCGCTTTCTGTTTCTGCAAGGCCCGATCAGCCCCTTCTTTCCGGAGGTCGCCGCCGGGCTGCGCGCGCTGGGCCATGCCGTGCACCGCATCAACCTGCATCTCGGCGACCGGCTGTTCTGGCGCGGCCCGGGGGCGGTGGACTTCCGCGGCCGCACGGAGGACTGGCCCGCCTTCGTGGCGCGCTTTCTGGACACCCACCGCATCACGCATATCCTGCTGCTGGGCGAGCAGCGGCCCTACCACAAGGCCGCCATCGCCGCCGCCGCCGCGCGCGGGGTGGAGGTGGTGGCCATCGACCTCGGCTACATCCGCCCGGACTGGATCGTCATGGAACGCGACGGGCTGAATGCCTCCAGCCGCTTCACGCGCGACCCGCAGGCCATCATCCGCCTGGGTGCCGCCCTGCCGCCGCCGGACCTGATCCAGCGCCACCGCAACCACTTCGGCCTGGAAGCCTGCTGGGACGTTCTCTACAACCTCGCCGCCTGTCTGCCCTGGCCGTTCCGGCATTACCGGCGCCACCACCTGTACCACCCGCTGGTGTTCTACGGCTGCATGCTGCCCCGCCTGCTGCGGCGCGGCCGGGAAAACCGCCGCGCCGACCGCATCATGGCCGGCCTCGACGGCCAGGGCCCGCTGTACCTGATGGCCATGCAGATCGAGGGCGACTTCTCGGTCCGCGCCTATTCCCGCTACCCGGACATGGACACGCCGCTGCGCGAGGTGGCGCAAAGCTTCGCCCGCCACGCGTCGCCCGGCACCCGGCTGCTGGTCAAGGCCCACCCGCTGGACCCCGGCCGCAAGAACTGGAGCCGCCGCGTGCGCCGCCTGGCGCGGGAGCTGGGCATCGAGGACCGGCTGCACTACCTGGGCGGCGGCAACCTGGGCGCCATCGCGGAGCGGGTGCAGGGCGTGGTCACGGTGAACAGCACGGTGGGGCTGCGCGCCATCATGGGCGGCACCCCCACCTTCGTGCTGGGCGAGGCGCTGTACCGCCTGCCAGGCCTTGTGTTCAGCGGCACGCTGGACGAGTTCTGGACCCACGCCACCCCACCCGACCCGGCGCTGCGCGAAGGCTTCGTGCGCTCCATCGCGCATTCGCTGCACATCCGCGGCGTGTTCCACGCGCCCGCCGGGCGGGCGGTGGCCGTGCAGGGCATGGTGCGCCGCCTGCACGAGGGCATCCTGAACCGCCCGGTGCCGGAAGCGCTGGATCCGCACACGGAAGGCGCCACGGCCGGGGTGTGGCCGGTGCCGGGGTAG
- a CDS encoding ABC transporter ATP-binding protein, whose translation MSAPLLEVRGLCVTFHAPAGPVPAVRGAALSLRAGEMLGVVGESGSGKSATLLALMGLPGAGAVVAAERALFRGRNLLGAPRPPGPGGMGMVFQDARAALNPLRPVGLQLADVLARHDPAPPALLRARVLAALRAVRIADPARRAAALPGALSGGMCQRVGIALALAAAPALLLADEPTTGLDPVTEAAVMALLREAAQNGAGVVLVTHDLALAAAHCDRILVMRDGAVVEEAPAATLFATPRHPFTAQLLRGLPAAMPAPAPRPVAAAPPVLELRGARRHFAAGRWRLFRRRARLPAVDGVSLAVRPGEAVGLVGESGCGKSTLARLAAGLLRPDGGDVLLRGQSIGRLSAGRLAASPLRAEVQMAFQDPAGSLDPRRSAFDAIATPLRRLRGLRGAALRDRVTQAAAEAGFPPSLLARLPHRLSGGEAARAGLARALAPRPRLLVLDEPTAALDASRRAAILRRLGRLRDDSGVAVLLVSHDLHAVRLLCDRVLVMQAGQVVEEGPVAQVFARPRHPYTAALLAALPRLPGTPAPDAPPLLDAEPRSPVDPDPRSCRLHGRCPRGAALCGVEAPALRQVAAGWGVRCHFPRGGERPGE comes from the coding sequence GTGAGCGCGCCGTTGCTGGAGGTGCGCGGGCTTTGCGTCACCTTCCACGCCCCGGCCGGGCCGGTTCCGGCGGTGCGCGGCGCCGCGCTGTCGCTGCGGGCGGGGGAGATGCTGGGGGTGGTGGGCGAAAGCGGCTCCGGCAAGTCGGCCACGCTGCTGGCGCTGATGGGCCTGCCGGGGGCGGGGGCCGTGGTGGCGGCGGAGCGGGCGCTGTTTCGCGGACGGAACCTGTTGGGCGCGCCGCGCCCGCCCGGCCCCGGCGGCATGGGCATGGTGTTCCAGGACGCGCGCGCCGCGCTGAACCCCCTGCGCCCGGTGGGCCTGCAACTGGCCGACGTGCTGGCGCGGCACGACCCGGCGCCGCCCGCCCTGCTGCGCGCGCGCGTGCTGGCGGCGCTGCGGGCGGTGCGCATCGCGGACCCGGCGCGGCGGGCGGCGGCGCTGCCGGGGGCGCTGTCGGGCGGCATGTGCCAGCGCGTCGGCATCGCGCTGGCGCTGGCCGCCGCGCCCGCCCTGCTGCTGGCCGACGAGCCGACCACCGGGCTGGACCCGGTCACGGAAGCCGCCGTGATGGCGCTCTTGCGCGAAGCGGCGCAGAACGGCGCCGGCGTCGTGCTGGTGACGCACGACCTGGCGTTGGCCGCCGCGCATTGCGACCGCATCCTGGTGATGCGCGACGGCGCGGTGGTGGAGGAGGCGCCCGCCGCCACGCTGTTCGCCACGCCCCGCCACCCCTTCACGGCGCAGCTGCTGCGCGGGCTGCCGGCGGCCATGCCCGCCCCCGCGCCCCGCCCGGTTGCCGCCGCGCCGCCCGTGCTGGAGCTGCGGGGCGCGCGCAGGCACTTCGCCGCCGGGCGCTGGCGCTTGTTCCGCCGCCGGGCGCGGCTGCCGGCGGTGGACGGCGTGTCGCTGGCCGTGCGCCCGGGCGAGGCGGTGGGGCTGGTGGGGGAATCCGGCTGCGGCAAGTCCACCCTGGCGCGGCTGGCCGCCGGGCTGCTGCGGCCCGACGGGGGCGACGTGCTGCTGCGAGGCCAGTCCATCGGGCGGCTGTCCGCCGGGCGGCTGGCGGCCTCGCCATTGCGGGCCGAGGTGCAGATGGCGTTTCAGGACCCCGCCGGCAGCCTGGACCCGCGCCGCAGTGCCTTTGACGCCATCGCCACGCCCCTGCGCCGGCTGCGCGGCCTGCGCGGCGCCGCGCTGCGCGACCGCGTGACACAGGCGGCGGCGGAAGCCGGGTTCCCGCCCAGCCTGCTGGCGCGCCTGCCGCACCGGCTTTCCGGCGGCGAGGCGGCGCGTGCCGGCTTGGCCCGCGCCCTGGCGCCCCGCCCCCGGCTGCTGGTGCTGGACGAGCCGACGGCGGCGCTGGACGCCAGCCGCCGGGCCGCCATCCTGCGGCGGCTAGGCCGCCTGCGGGACGACAGCGGCGTGGCCGTGCTCCTGGTCAGCCACGACCTGCACGCCGTGCGGCTGCTGTGCGACCGCGTGCTGGTGATGCAGGCGGGGCAGGTGGTGGAGGAGGGACCGGTGGCCCAGGTCTTCGCCCGGCCCCGCCACCCCTACACGGCGGCGCTGCTGGCCGCCCTGCCGCGCCTGCCCGGCACGCCGGCCCCGGACGCGCCGCCGCTGCTGGACGCCGAGCCGCGCAGCCCCGTGGACCCCGACCCCCGGAGCTGCCGCCTGCACGGCCGCTGCCCGCGCGGGGCGGCGCTTTGCGGGGTGGAGGCGCCGGCATTGCGGCAGGTGGCGGCGGGGTGGGGGGTGCGGTGCCATTTTCCCCGGGGTGGGGAAAGGCCGGGGGAATGA
- a CDS encoding ABC transporter permease, whose translation MRDPALRLGCLLAAVLALCAVAGPWLVPFDPLATDTPRALQPPSAAHWFGTDQLGRDVLSRCVAATRLDLGIAGAAVLLSLAAGGVAGAAMGQAGGWADALGGRLAEVLMAFPLFVLALALVAALGPSVGVLVGATALVNLPLYLRLARAEAAVRRHAGFVEAARMGGAGPWRVLLGVLLPNILPVLVVQAAGNLGWAVLNAAGLSFLGLGVRPPAPEWGLMVAEGAPLLLSGGWWVAGFPALALVLAVLCFTLLGDALRDRLDPRGRR comes from the coding sequence ATGCGTGACCCGGCCCTCCGGCTGGGCTGTCTGCTGGCGGCGGTGCTGGCGCTGTGCGCCGTGGCGGGCCCCTGGCTGGTGCCTTTCGACCCGCTGGCCACCGACACGCCGCGCGCCCTGCAGCCGCCTTCCGCCGCCCACTGGTTCGGCACGGACCAGCTGGGGCGGGACGTGCTGTCGCGCTGCGTGGCGGCCACGCGGCTGGACCTCGGCATCGCCGGCGCGGCGGTGCTGCTGTCGCTGGCCGCGGGGGGCGTGGCGGGGGCGGCCATGGGGCAGGCGGGCGGCTGGGCGGATGCGCTGGGCGGCCGGCTGGCCGAGGTGCTGATGGCCTTTCCCCTGTTCGTGCTGGCGCTGGCGCTGGTGGCGGCGCTGGGGCCTTCCGTCGGGGTGCTGGTGGGCGCCACGGCGCTGGTGAACCTGCCGCTTTACCTGCGCCTGGCGCGGGCCGAGGCGGCGGTGCGCCGCCACGCGGGCTTCGTGGAAGCGGCGCGCATGGGCGGGGCCGGGCCATGGCGGGTGCTGCTGGGGGTGCTGCTGCCCAACATCCTGCCGGTGCTGGTGGTGCAGGCGGCGGGCAATCTGGGCTGGGCGGTACTGAACGCGGCGGGGCTGTCGTTTCTGGGGCTGGGCGTGCGGCCGCCGGCGCCGGAATGGGGGCTGATGGTGGCCGAGGGCGCGCCGTTGCTGTTGTCCGGCGGCTGGTGGGTGGCGGGCTTTCCGGCGCTGGCGCTGGTGCTGGCGGTGCTGTGCTTCACCCTGCTGGGCGATGCCCTGCGCGACCGGCTGGACCCCCGGGGGCGGCGGTGA
- a CDS encoding ABC transporter permease, which translates to MRRLLALVPVLPGVVGLAFLLTRLLPGDPAVFLADNPAADAATVAALRARLGLELPLWRQFLDYLGQLARGDLGVSLSTGRPVLEELLARLPASAELVLAGFALAVAAAVPLGVLAALRPGGLADGLCRVVGTLGLALPAFVSGLLLAGVFYLHLGWAPEPVGRLDPFALPPPVVSGFMTLDTLLAGDVAGWRDSVAHLALPAATVALFSFAPLARATRGAMLEVLGRDFIRAARAHRLSARRVVLSYALRNAALPVLTTMGMVFSGLLGANVLVERVFAWPGLGSFAMDALLQLDFAAVQGFVLLMAGLFLLVNLVVDLVCAWVDPRAGLLPDA; encoded by the coding sequence ATGCGCCGCCTGCTGGCGCTGGTGCCGGTGCTGCCGGGCGTGGTGGGGCTGGCCTTTCTGCTGACCCGCCTGCTGCCCGGCGACCCGGCGGTGTTTCTGGCCGACAACCCGGCGGCGGATGCCGCGACCGTGGCGGCGCTGCGCGCCCGGCTGGGGCTGGAACTGCCCTTGTGGCGGCAGTTCCTGGATTACCTGGGGCAGCTCGCGCGGGGGGACCTCGGCGTGTCGCTGTCCACCGGCCGGCCGGTGCTGGAGGAGCTGCTGGCGCGGTTGCCGGCCTCGGCCGAGCTGGTGCTGGCGGGGTTCGCGCTGGCGGTGGCGGCGGCCGTGCCGCTGGGCGTGCTGGCGGCGCTGCGGCCGGGCGGCCTGGCGGACGGGCTGTGCCGGGTGGTGGGCACGCTGGGGCTGGCCTTGCCGGCCTTTGTGAGCGGGCTGCTGCTGGCCGGGGTGTTCTACCTGCATCTCGGCTGGGCGCCGGAGCCGGTGGGGCGGCTGGACCCCTTCGCGCTGCCGCCGCCGGTGGTGTCCGGCTTCATGACGCTGGACACGCTGCTGGCGGGCGACGTGGCGGGCTGGCGGGACAGCGTGGCGCACCTCGCGCTGCCGGCGGCCACGGTGGCGCTGTTCAGCTTCGCGCCGCTGGCGCGGGCCACGCGCGGCGCCATGCTGGAGGTGCTGGGCCGCGACTTCATCCGCGCCGCCCGGGCGCACCGGCTTTCGGCGCGCCGGGTGGTGCTGTCCTACGCGCTGCGCAACGCGGCGTTGCCGGTGCTCACCACCATGGGCATGGTGTTCAGCGGCCTGCTGGGGGCCAACGTGCTGGTGGAGCGGGTGTTCGCCTGGCCGGGGCTGGGCTCCTTCGCGATGGACGCGCTGTTGCAGCTCGACTTCGCGGCCGTGCAGGGCTTCGTGCTGCTGATGGCCGGGCTGTTCCTTTTGGTGAACCTGGTGGTGGACCTGGTGTGCGCCTGGGTGGACCCGCGCGCCGGGCTGCTGCCGGATGCGTGA
- a CDS encoding ABC transporter substrate-binding protein gives MRRRDVLKLAAAVPALAGAGPAARGDSLRLLTEGWPNTFDPIGLGANRYAIGLHWNSYDRLLRFATVRKADGTLAEDPTRLEGELAEGWEVSADGREITLRLRQGALFHDGTPVGAEDVKWSLDRVVSLPVGRAQFATGSMLDPSQFRVLDARTLRIATPRADRFTLPNLALTFPIIINSRLARAQATAADPWATDWLRGNVAGGGAFRLEQHQPGQRLLLSRNDDWHNGAAPGFRRVLWQASPTPAARRAALERGDADWAQDLLPRDAAALAESGRLLVPAGAAPGAFHFIGMNGLRPPFDDVRVRRAVACALPYQAMFQAALFGRGRPLFGPPDAADGLRFPQPMGTATDPEQARALLAEAGLAEGFSTTFSFDQTRATVGGPVALLVQEALGRVGIRVTIETVPGGQLGTLLERRQVPFFFEGSAAFLAAPDYFFRVFYHGSTRWNFGAYGNPEFAALVEQTRFAPAGDGYDAAVARMIALARADLPIIPLWQPASDNGLQPGISGHVERFHRMPELRTLGRG, from the coding sequence ATGCGGCGGCGGGATGTGCTGAAGCTGGCGGCGGCGGTGCCGGCCCTGGCCGGGGCGGGGCCGGCGGCGCGCGGGGACAGCCTGCGGCTGCTGACGGAAGGCTGGCCCAACACCTTCGACCCCATCGGCCTGGGCGCCAACCGCTATGCCATCGGGCTGCATTGGAACAGCTACGACCGGCTGCTGCGCTTCGCCACGGTGCGAAAGGCCGACGGCACGCTGGCCGAGGACCCCACGAGGCTGGAAGGCGAGCTGGCGGAAGGCTGGGAGGTTTCCGCCGACGGGCGCGAGATCACGCTGCGGCTGCGCCAGGGCGCCTTGTTCCACGACGGCACGCCCGTGGGGGCGGAGGACGTGAAGTGGTCGCTGGACCGGGTGGTGAGCCTGCCGGTGGGCCGCGCGCAGTTCGCCACCGGCTCCATGCTCGACCCGTCGCAGTTCCGGGTGCTGGACGCGCGCACGCTGCGCATCGCCACGCCGCGGGCGGACCGCTTCACGCTGCCCAACCTGGCGCTGACCTTTCCGATCATCATCAACAGCCGCCTGGCGCGGGCCCAGGCCACGGCGGCCGACCCCTGGGCCACGGACTGGCTGCGCGGCAACGTGGCGGGGGGCGGGGCCTTTCGGCTGGAACAGCACCAGCCCGGGCAGCGGCTGCTGCTGTCGCGCAACGACGACTGGCACAACGGCGCGGCCCCGGGCTTCCGCCGGGTCTTGTGGCAGGCCTCGCCCACCCCGGCGGCCCGCCGCGCGGCGCTGGAGCGGGGGGATGCCGACTGGGCGCAGGACCTGCTGCCGCGCGACGCCGCGGCGCTGGCGGAGTCCGGGCGGCTACTGGTGCCGGCGGGCGCCGCGCCGGGGGCCTTCCACTTCATCGGCATGAACGGGCTGCGGCCGCCCTTCGACGACGTGCGGGTGCGGCGGGCGGTGGCCTGCGCGCTGCCCTACCAGGCGATGTTCCAGGCGGCGCTGTTCGGCCGGGGGCGGCCGCTGTTCGGCCCGCCGGACGCGGCGGACGGCCTCCGCTTTCCGCAGCCCATGGGCACGGCCACCGACCCGGAGCAGGCGCGCGCCTTGCTGGCCGAGGCCGGGCTGGCCGAGGGGTTCAGCACCACCTTCTCCTTTGACCAGACGCGCGCCACCGTGGGCGGGCCGGTGGCGCTGCTGGTGCAGGAGGCGCTGGGGCGCGTCGGCATCCGCGTGACGATCGAGACGGTGCCGGGCGGGCAGCTCGGCACGTTGCTGGAGCGGCGGCAGGTGCCGTTCTTCTTTGAAGGCTCGGCGGCCTTTCTGGCGGCGCCGGACTACTTCTTCCGGGTGTTCTACCATGGCAGCACGCGCTGGAACTTCGGCGCCTACGGCAACCCGGAATTCGCGGCGCTGGTGGAGCAAACGCGCTTCGCGCCGGCGGGCGACGGGTATGACGCGGCGGTGGCGCGCATGATCGCGCTGGCCAGGGCGGACCTGCCGATCATCCCCTTGTGGCAGCCGGCATCCGACAACGGGCTGCAGCCCGGCATTTCCGGCCATGTGGAGCGGTTCCACCGCATGCCGGAGCTGCGGACCCTGGGGCGGGGCTGA
- a CDS encoding PPK2 family polyphosphate kinase, which yields MPKTDLARLIADCRIEDGKGFRLKDHAPRVPDPPLDKAAAEVALSAAVAKLDGLQQRLYAEDRQSVLAIFQAMDGAGKDSTIRAVFSGINPQGCQVAAFKAPGPAELEHDFLWRHMHALPARGNIAVHNRSWYEEALVVRVHPEILERRNIPAAAADGDFWKTRLRDIANFEQYLANQGVIVLKFFLNLSFDEQRDRFLSRIDEPEKTWKFDAGDIAERRRWPDYQEAYEAAIGATATKQAPWIVVPADRKWLARLIVAETLLAALEKADPQYPKADTDGLQAIRSALLTDGAAKGG from the coding sequence ATGCCCAAGACCGACCTGGCCCGCCTGATCGCCGATTGCCGCATCGAGGACGGCAAGGGCTTCCGGCTCAAGGACCACGCGCCCCGCGTGCCGGACCCGCCGCTGGACAAGGCGGCGGCCGAGGTCGCGCTGTCGGCGGCGGTGGCCAAGCTGGACGGGCTGCAGCAGCGGCTTTACGCCGAGGACCGGCAAAGCGTGCTGGCGATCTTCCAGGCCATGGACGGCGCCGGCAAGGACAGCACCATCCGCGCCGTGTTTTCCGGCATCAACCCGCAGGGCTGCCAGGTGGCGGCCTTCAAGGCGCCAGGCCCGGCCGAGCTGGAGCACGACTTCCTGTGGCGGCACATGCACGCGCTGCCGGCGCGCGGCAACATCGCGGTCCACAACCGCTCCTGGTACGAGGAAGCGCTGGTGGTGCGGGTGCACCCCGAGATCCTGGAGCGCCGCAACATCCCCGCCGCCGCGGCCGATGGCGACTTCTGGAAGACCCGGCTGCGCGACATCGCGAATTTCGAGCAGTACCTGGCCAACCAGGGCGTGATCGTCCTGAAGTTCTTTCTGAACCTCAGCTTCGACGAGCAGCGCGACCGCTTTCTGTCGCGCATCGACGAGCCGGAAAAGACCTGGAAGTTCGATGCCGGCGACATCGCGGAGCGCCGCCGCTGGCCCGACTACCAGGAGGCCTACGAGGCGGCGATCGGCGCCACCGCCACCAAGCAGGCGCCCTGGATCGTGGTGCCGGCGGACCGCAAGTGGCTGGCGCGGCTGATCGTGGCCGAAACCCTGCTGGCGGCGCTGGAAAAGGCCGACCCGCAATACCCCAAGGCCGACACGGACGGGCTGCAGGCGATCCGCAGCGCGCTGCTGACGGATGGCGCGGCCAAGGGCGGGTAG
- a CDS encoding sugar O-acetyltransferase: MLRSEKTKMLAGELYDAGDAELQADLAATRAWMVRYNAALAMPTAERRALLAERLRAVGASSTIRPPFHCDYGFNISIGEGVFLNFNCVILDVVEVTIGDRTQIGPGVQILAADHPRDPETRATGLEFGRPVRIGRNCWIGAGAIILPGVSIGDDALIGAGSVVTRDVPAGATAFGNPARPRPAR; encoded by the coding sequence ATGTTGAGAAGCGAGAAAACCAAGATGCTGGCCGGCGAGCTGTATGACGCCGGCGATGCCGAGCTGCAGGCCGACCTGGCCGCCACGCGGGCGTGGATGGTGCGCTACAACGCGGCACTCGCCATGCCCACCGCCGAGCGCCGCGCCCTGCTGGCCGAGCGGCTGCGCGCGGTGGGCGCCAGCAGCACCATCCGCCCGCCGTTCCATTGCGACTACGGCTTCAACATCTCCATCGGCGAGGGGGTGTTCCTGAACTTCAACTGCGTGATCCTGGACGTGGTGGAAGTGACCATCGGCGACCGCACGCAGATCGGCCCCGGCGTGCAGATCCTGGCCGCCGACCACCCGCGCGACCCGGAAACCCGCGCCACCGGCCTGGAATTCGGCCGCCCCGTGCGGATCGGCCGCAACTGCTGGATCGGCGCGGGCGCCATCATCCTGCCGGGCGTTTCCATCGGCGACGACGCGCTGATCGGCGCGGGCAGCGTCGTGACGCGGGATGTGCCGGCCGGCGCCACGGCCTTTGGCAACCCCGCCCGGCCGCGCCCGGCCCGCTGA